A window of Calorimonas adulescens genomic DNA:
GGTCATGTTGCTCTCTATATAAAACTCACCAAGTATCCTGTCATCCTCCACCACTGCTGCACTGCCCACACTGGTGGACGTATCTATACCCAGTATCCTCATACCTGCACCTCGTTTATAAAGTCATATATCGGATTATCCCATTTAAATAAAAGCTCCCTTGAGCTCTCATCTATGAACCTGATATATACCCAAATGGCATCCTTTATTTCTCCATCCAGCCTGTCAGCCCACTCTATCACGGACACCCCATTTTCATACAGATATTCATCCAGTCCGATATCCAGAAACTCGTCCTCATCAATCCGGTATACATCAAAATGATATAAAGGGATTTTCCCATCATATTCATTCATAATGGTAAACGTTGGACTGGAGATAACATCCTCTACCCCAAGTCCTGTAGCTATACCTTTGGTAAAGTGTGTCTTGCCGGTACCAAGGTCACCCACGAGGCAGAGTATACTGCCGGGTTTTAGCCTTTTCCCTATCTCATTGCCCAACCGTAATGTATCTTCTTCTGATTGCGTTATAAAAATTCTTTCCATGGATTCACCTCATAAAATCTTCATATGTAATAATATTAACATATTTTATGGAAATGTTGTATAATTTCCACCCATAAATTTATATGATATAATAAATAAAGATTTATGAGGCACAGAGTTCTTCTACACAGAGAAAAGGGAAGGTTTTGACGACTGGGTTGACCTTGGACAAGAGGAGAAGTGATTTTTTTGGAAACAATCGAAGAGACAAAATCAAAATTTAATTGGACAGGAGTAATGGCTGTGTCAGCCGGCCATTTCTGGATCGACTACTATGCAGCCATACTCCAGTCTATAGTACCCTACCTGGTAATCAACATGGATCTCACACCGTCACGGGTGGGGTTTGCAATAATGATGACCAATGTTGCCACATCTATTTTTCAGCCATTGTTTGGCCACTATGCCGATACCAGGGGCAACATACTATGGATCCCCGTATCCATATTCTGGAGTGCTGCAGCAATCAGTTCTGTAGGACTGACAAACAATTTTATGGTTATAATACTGCTCTCTGCCCTCTCCGGCTTTGGAATAACTCTTTTCCACCCCCTTGGGGTTATTGAGGCAAACAGACATGCGGCCTCCAATGAGGGACTGGGCCTATCTATATATTCACTCATGGGCAACCTTGGATTTGCAGTGACACCGATGATAATAGTGCCGCTATTAAACTCCTTTAACAGGGCTGGCTTTTTAATATCCTTTATTCCAGGCCTCATAATAAGCATTATACTGCTTATGTATTACCGAAATAAAAGGCCTGCCATTACCATAAACACCGTGCATGAGGAGGTATCTTCGTCCAGCAAGAAAAAGGTGCTGCTTCTCACGCTAATAGAGATATTCAGGGCATGCGGATACAGCACCCTTTCAACCTATATAGCCCTTTACTTTGTGAGTAAAGGAATGAGCCAGCTTAATGCCGGCTACATACAGTCGTTCTTTGGCATAATGTCAGTGGCAGGATTATTCTTAGGCGGATTCTTTGTAAACCGATTTGATATAAAGAAACTTATGCTTTATACCATGGGACTTACAATTATATTTTTCCTTGGATTTTCTTTTACCAGCGGAGCAGTTTCCATACTATTTATCCTTATCACGGCCTTCCTCTACAGGTTTTGCTTTAATGTTTCAATCTTAGCAGGCCAGGCCCTCCTCCCCAACGGAAAAGGTATGGTTACCGGGCTTATCATGGGCATAGCACCTGCTGTAGGGAGCATAGTGACGTTTATCAGCGGTATAGTGGCCGATGCATCCGGTGTGGATATTGCAGTAAAATATACCGTTATATTTGCAGTCCTTTCGTTTATAATGACGCTGTTCTTCAAGCCGGAAAAAGGAGCCGTGAAAAATTGAGGATAGAAAACCCTGTTATCGAGGCATCATTTATTAAGAGATTAAATCGATTTGAGGCGTTAGTGGATCTAAATGGAAGGGAAACCCTGGTCCATGTACCCAATTCCGGGCGTTTAAAGGAACTGCTTTTGCCCGGTGCAAGGGTTCTATTAGAGATAAGGGAGAGGCCAGGCCGCAAGACACCTTACGAACTTGAAATGGTATACAAGGGAGACAGGCTGATATCCATAGACTCACAGGTGCCAAACCGATTAATTTTACAGTCATTGAGAGATAAAATAATACCCTGCTTTGCAGGATATACAGTTATAGAAAAGGAAAAGACCTTTGGAAACAGCAGATTTGACATTAAGATGTCAAATGAATCAGAGGTATGCTATATGGAAATAAAAGGCGTTACCCTTGAGGTAAATAATATCGCCATGTTCCCCGATGCCCCTACCGTAAGGGGTTCAAAGCATGTAAAGGAACTTATAGAGGTCGTCAAAAACGGGATGCGTGCCGTCCTGATGTTTGTCATACAGATGGATGGAATTAACCGTTTCACACCCAATGACATGATGGACCCGGAATTTGGCAGCAATGTAAGAAAGGCCGTAAAATCAGGTGTAGAGGTAAACGCATATACCTGCAGTATCAGTAGGAATGATATTGCCCTGAAGGCAAAGGTTGATGTCAAACTTTAGAGGCAGGCTAGGCCTGCCTCATATTATTTGCATACAATCTTGACGATATTGACTATTACATCCACAGCCTTCTCCATGGACTCTACTGGTATATATTCAAACCTGCCATGGTAGTTGTGCCCTCCGCTGAAGATGTTTGGGGTAGGGAGGCC
This region includes:
- the tsaE gene encoding tRNA (adenosine(37)-N6)-threonylcarbamoyltransferase complex ATPase subunit type 1 TsaE, translated to MERIFITQSEEDTLRLGNEIGKRLKPGSILCLVGDLGTGKTHFTKGIATGLGVEDVISSPTFTIMNEYDGKIPLYHFDVYRIDEDEFLDIGLDEYLYENGVSVIEWADRLDGEIKDAIWVYIRFIDESSRELLFKWDNPIYDFINEVQV
- a CDS encoding MFS transporter, producing the protein METIEETKSKFNWTGVMAVSAGHFWIDYYAAILQSIVPYLVINMDLTPSRVGFAIMMTNVATSIFQPLFGHYADTRGNILWIPVSIFWSAAAISSVGLTNNFMVIILLSALSGFGITLFHPLGVIEANRHAASNEGLGLSIYSLMGNLGFAVTPMIIVPLLNSFNRAGFLISFIPGLIISIILLMYYRNKRPAITINTVHEEVSSSSKKKVLLLTLIEIFRACGYSTLSTYIALYFVSKGMSQLNAGYIQSFFGIMSVAGLFLGGFFVNRFDIKKLMLYTMGLTIIFFLGFSFTSGAVSILFILITAFLYRFCFNVSILAGQALLPNGKGMVTGLIMGIAPAVGSIVTFISGIVADASGVDIAVKYTVIFAVLSFIMTLFFKPEKGAVKN
- the sfsA gene encoding DNA/RNA nuclease SfsA, yielding MRIENPVIEASFIKRLNRFEALVDLNGRETLVHVPNSGRLKELLLPGARVLLEIRERPGRKTPYELEMVYKGDRLISIDSQVPNRLILQSLRDKIIPCFAGYTVIEKEKTFGNSRFDIKMSNESEVCYMEIKGVTLEVNNIAMFPDAPTVRGSKHVKELIEVVKNGMRAVLMFVIQMDGINRFTPNDMMDPEFGSNVRKAVKSGVEVNAYTCSISRNDIALKAKVDVKL